In one window of Polaromonas naphthalenivorans CJ2 DNA:
- a CDS encoding IS200/IS605 family accessory protein TnpB-related protein, with protein MSERPVFTYQTRPALDAAQAVMLDAYAELYGRAERSLFAALQAGGKLNDLKRDFLSRFGITARQFNAVRIGLEGKIDSIRQRRPELIAEAQARIKKALKVIARLTGKAPGSDKLHQKKRRLALLQSRLSAMQGDHESGKTRLCFGSKKLFHAQFELQANGYDSHEAWKKDWTAGRSSQFFVLGSKDESAGCQGCRAAVAGDGSLKLTLRLPDALSGQGKRLTLIGIRFAYGHSQIVAALCTSQHVTTKTKAGVAMVKRTGTALSYRFVRDAKGWRVFVSVHAKAVKVSTSAGMGSMGVDVNADHLAVAETDRFGNLIAARRIDLHTYGKSADQAKALIGDAVGALVMQARTNGKPVVIEKLNFQKKKAELEAVNRKQACLLSSFACNSIASGLKAAAFRAGVEVIEVNPAYTSVIGAVNHARIKGVSVHQGAALAIARRGLGLSERSAVSVGLVPTGNGGHVTFELPVRNRLKHVWSFWSKVRTNLKAAHAAHFRCGDHQKDPPPLAPATRSLGAIWSSTAQFRGANRQHNCSADVLEDVPW; from the coding sequence ATGAGTGAGCGCCCCGTCTTCACTTACCAGACCCGTCCTGCACTCGATGCAGCGCAGGCGGTGATGCTCGATGCGTATGCCGAACTGTACGGGCGTGCCGAGCGCAGTCTTTTTGCAGCCCTGCAGGCCGGTGGCAAGCTCAACGATCTCAAGCGCGATTTCTTGTCCCGGTTCGGCATCACGGCCCGTCAGTTCAATGCGGTGCGTATTGGCCTGGAAGGCAAGATCGACTCGATCAGGCAGCGCAGGCCCGAGCTGATTGCCGAGGCGCAAGCGCGCATCAAGAAAGCGCTCAAGGTCATTGCCAGGCTGACGGGCAAAGCGCCAGGCAGCGACAAGCTGCACCAGAAAAAGCGCCGGCTGGCCCTGCTGCAATCGCGCCTCTCAGCCATGCAGGGTGATCACGAATCGGGCAAGACTCGCTTGTGCTTTGGCAGTAAAAAGCTGTTTCACGCGCAATTCGAGCTGCAGGCCAATGGCTACGACTCCCATGAAGCATGGAAAAAGGACTGGACGGCCGGGCGCTCCAGCCAGTTCTTTGTATTGGGCAGCAAGGATGAGTCAGCGGGCTGCCAAGGCTGCCGGGCCGCGGTCGCCGGCGACGGCAGTTTGAAGCTGACCTTGAGACTGCCCGATGCCCTGTCCGGTCAGGGCAAGCGCCTGACGCTTATTGGCATCCGGTTTGCTTATGGTCACAGCCAGATAGTGGCCGCGCTGTGTACCAGCCAGCACGTTACAACCAAAACCAAGGCCGGCGTGGCAATGGTCAAGCGCACGGGCACCGCGTTGAGTTACCGCTTCGTGCGTGATGCCAAAGGCTGGCGGGTGTTTGTCAGCGTACACGCTAAAGCTGTCAAGGTCAGCACCAGCGCAGGCATGGGTTCGATGGGCGTGGATGTCAATGCCGACCACCTGGCAGTCGCTGAAACAGACCGTTTTGGCAACTTGATTGCCGCCCGCAGAATCGACCTGCACACCTATGGCAAATCGGCGGATCAGGCCAAGGCGCTGATTGGCGATGCGGTGGGCGCCCTCGTCATGCAAGCCCGAACGAACGGCAAGCCCGTCGTCATCGAAAAGCTCAATTTCCAGAAGAAGAAGGCCGAGCTGGAAGCCGTCAACCGCAAGCAGGCCTGCCTGCTGTCCTCGTTTGCCTGCAACAGCATTGCATCGGGTTTGAAGGCCGCAGCCTTTCGTGCCGGTGTCGAAGTGATCGAAGTGAATCCGGCCTACACCTCAGTGATCGGTGCGGTGAACCACGCACGGATTAAAGGAGTCTCGGTTCATCAGGGCGCAGCCTTGGCTATCGCCCGTCGAGGTTTGGGTTTGTCCGAGCGTTCGGCTGTGTCTGTGGGTCTGGTGCCCACTGGCAACGGCGGTCATGTCACCTTCGAGCTACCTGTAAGGAATCGCTTGAAGCATGTATGGTCGTTCTGGTCGAAGGTTCGCACAAATCTCAAAGCAGCGCATGCAGCGCATTTCCGGTGCGGGGATCATCAAAAAGACCCGCCACCTCTGGCCCCGGCAACGCGGTCACTGGGTGCCATCTGGTCTTCCACGGCGCAATTCCGTGGTGCGAATCGTCAGCACAACTGTTCTGCTGACGTGCTGGAAGATGTTCCGTGGTAG
- a CDS encoding RrF2 family transcriptional regulator: protein MRLTTYTDYALRTLMYLAANRERLVTIQDIADAHGIAKNHLTKVVHQLGILGVVESLRGRNGGLRLGREPGQINIGAVVRSTEPDFYMAECFDPGKSHCIMSAACSLKDVLNDATMAYLAVLDGVTLDYLMKTAGKRAEGEASFKSIPIRPQTSQPEPRHPEPGLKPA, encoded by the coding sequence ATGAGACTGACCACCTACACCGATTACGCACTGCGCACGCTGATGTACCTGGCCGCCAACCGGGAACGGCTGGTGACCATCCAGGACATTGCCGATGCGCATGGAATCGCAAAGAACCACCTGACCAAGGTCGTGCACCAGCTGGGCATCCTGGGCGTGGTCGAATCGTTGCGCGGCCGCAATGGCGGGCTGCGGCTGGGCCGCGAACCCGGCCAGATCAACATTGGCGCGGTGGTGCGCAGCACCGAACCCGACTTCTACATGGCCGAGTGTTTCGACCCCGGCAAAAGCCACTGCATCATGAGCGCCGCCTGCTCGCTCAAGGATGTGCTCAATGACGCCACCATGGCCTACCTGGCGGTGCTCGATGGCGTCACGCTCGACTACCTGATGAAGACAGCGGGCAAGCGCGCCGAGGGTGAAGCCTCCTTCAAGTCGATTCCGATCCGGCCGCAAACGAGCCAGCCGGAGCCCAGGCATCCAGAACCCGGCCTGAAGCCGGCCTGA
- a CDS encoding nitric-oxide reductase large subunit: protein MHATRKLWTWLAVICALSFAVLGWVGTEIYLTAPPIPKQVISTQGAVLFSEGQVQRGQKAWLSAGGQQLGSVWGHGSYLAPDWSADWLHREALALRGVWAKRDFGKSFETLSVGQQAEINARLKTEMRGNTYDAATGAITLSPERAEAVQQVMKHYTDLFGDAPSLDKLREQYAMSSGLLPDADDLKALPAFIFWSAWSAATDRPNETDLSYTSNWPHEPLVDNTPTAGAGIWSIASIIFMIAAIAGMIFYHSTAREEGDPMPPKNDPLFDLKPTPSMKATRKYFYVVIGLIMAQVGMGVITAHYAVEGQSFFGFPLGQILPFTVSRTIHTQFAVLWIATAWLATGLYIAPAISGHEPKYQKLGVDVLFYALLFIVVGSTAFGWLGTLQHLGTDFSFWIGNQGLEFTSMGRIWQVLLFVGLLFWVLLLGRGLMPALKTPSESRGLIAMVFLAALCIGGFYATSLTWGQTTHYSMVEYWRWWLVHLWVEGFFEVFATAVIALLFTRLGLIRASTANSAIVLETIVFLFGGILGTLHHLYFTGTPTFVIAIGAMFSALEVVPLAMIGVEAYRNYQRSKSAPWVQAYKWPILCFIAVGFWNVVGAGLLGFSINTPIALYYMQGLNMTAAHGHAALFGVYGMLGIGLLLFCLRGLSNRLAWSDKLLAPMFWCLNIGLAMMVFISLVPAGIYQAWASITQGMWFARSPEVVHSPFMETLVWLRVPGDVVFAIGTVFLAWFAIRLLTGGKARPAVAVPVGAKRA, encoded by the coding sequence ATGCACGCTACGCGCAAACTCTGGACCTGGCTTGCTGTCATCTGTGCGCTGTCCTTTGCCGTTCTCGGCTGGGTCGGAACGGAGATTTACCTGACAGCACCGCCGATTCCGAAACAAGTCATCAGCACCCAGGGAGCGGTGCTGTTCTCCGAAGGCCAGGTCCAGCGCGGCCAGAAAGCCTGGCTGTCGGCCGGCGGCCAGCAGCTCGGTTCGGTCTGGGGCCACGGCAGCTACCTGGCACCCGACTGGTCGGCCGACTGGCTGCACCGCGAAGCGCTGGCACTGCGCGGCGTCTGGGCCAAGCGCGATTTTGGCAAGTCTTTCGAGACGCTGAGCGTCGGCCAGCAGGCCGAAATCAACGCCCGGCTGAAAACCGAGATGCGCGGCAACACCTATGACGCAGCGACTGGCGCGATCACCCTGTCGCCCGAGCGCGCCGAGGCGGTGCAGCAGGTGATGAAGCATTACACCGACCTGTTCGGCGATGCGCCATCGCTCGACAAGCTGCGCGAGCAATACGCGATGAGTTCAGGCTTGCTGCCCGACGCGGATGACCTGAAGGCGCTTCCGGCCTTCATTTTCTGGTCCGCATGGTCGGCCGCAACGGACCGGCCCAATGAAACTGATTTGAGCTACACCAGCAACTGGCCGCACGAGCCGCTGGTGGACAACACGCCGACCGCCGGCGCCGGCATCTGGTCGATTGCCAGCATCATCTTCATGATCGCGGCGATTGCCGGCATGATCTTCTACCACTCGACGGCCAGGGAAGAGGGCGACCCGATGCCACCGAAGAACGATCCGCTGTTCGACCTCAAACCCACGCCGTCGATGAAGGCCACGCGCAAATACTTCTACGTGGTGATTGGCCTGATCATGGCGCAGGTCGGCATGGGCGTGATCACGGCCCACTACGCGGTCGAGGGCCAGAGCTTCTTTGGCTTCCCGCTGGGGCAAATCCTGCCGTTCACCGTGAGCCGCACGATTCACACGCAGTTTGCCGTGCTGTGGATTGCCACTGCCTGGCTGGCGACCGGCCTGTACATCGCGCCGGCCATCTCGGGCCATGAGCCCAAGTACCAGAAGCTCGGCGTCGATGTGCTGTTTTACGCGCTGCTGTTCATCGTCGTCGGCTCGACCGCCTTTGGCTGGCTCGGCACTCTGCAGCATCTGGGCACCGACTTCAGCTTCTGGATCGGCAACCAGGGCCTGGAATTCACCAGCATGGGCCGAATCTGGCAAGTCCTGCTGTTTGTCGGCCTGCTGTTCTGGGTCTTGCTGCTCGGTCGCGGACTGATGCCCGCGCTGAAGACGCCGTCCGAAAGCCGTGGCCTGATTGCCATGGTGTTCCTGGCCGCGCTGTGCATTGGCGGCTTTTATGCCACGTCATTGACCTGGGGCCAGACCACGCATTACTCGATGGTCGAGTACTGGCGCTGGTGGCTGGTCCACCTGTGGGTCGAGGGCTTCTTTGAAGTGTTCGCCACCGCCGTCATCGCGCTGCTGTTCACCCGGCTGGGCCTGATTCGCGCCAGCACCGCCAACAGCGCCATCGTGCTGGAAACCATCGTGTTCCTGTTCGGCGGCATCCTGGGCACCTTGCACCACCTGTATTTCACCGGCACGCCGACCTTCGTGATTGCGATTGGCGCGATGTTCTCGGCGCTCGAAGTGGTGCCGCTGGCCATGATCGGTGTCGAGGCTTACCGCAATTACCAGCGCTCCAAGTCGGCGCCCTGGGTGCAGGCCTACAAGTGGCCCATCCTGTGCTTCATCGCCGTCGGCTTCTGGAACGTGGTCGGTGCCGGTTTGCTGGGTTTTTCCATCAACACGCCGATTGCGCTGTACTACATGCAGGGCCTGAACATGACGGCGGCCCACGGCCATGCCGCGCTGTTCGGGGTGTACGGCATGCTGGGCATCGGCCTGCTGCTGTTCTGCCTGCGCGGCCTGTCGAATCGCCTGGCCTGGTCCGACAAGCTGCTGGCGCCGATGTTCTGGTGCCTCAACATCGGCCTGGCCATGATGGTGTTCATCTCGCTGGTGCCGGCCGGCATCTACCAGGCCTGGGCCAGCATCACCCAGGGCATGTGGTTTGCGCGCTCGCCCGAAGTCGTGCATTCGCCTTTCATGGAAACGCTGGTCTGGCTCCGGGTTCCGGGCGATGTGGTGTTTGCCATCGGCACCGTGTTCCTGGCCTGGTTCGCCATCCGCCTGCTGACCGGCGGCAAGGCCAGGCCGGCCGTTGCCGTTCCCGTGGGCGCCAAGCGGGCCTGA
- a CDS encoding DUF2249 domain-containing protein, whose product MSHNCSHPVISEGVYPFDARGVAKRFRHAAIFGALDALHPGETMRFCNDHDPLPLLSQINGHFGASVRIEYVQRNPGEIVIDFKVLT is encoded by the coding sequence ATGTCGCACAACTGTTCCCATCCCGTGATCTCGGAAGGCGTCTATCCGTTCGATGCGCGCGGCGTTGCCAAGCGCTTTCGCCACGCCGCCATCTTCGGCGCGCTCGATGCGCTGCATCCCGGCGAAACCATGCGCTTTTGCAACGACCATGACCCTTTGCCGCTGCTGTCGCAGATCAACGGACATTTCGGCGCCAGCGTGCGCATCGAGTATGTCCAGCGCAACCCGGGCGAGATCGTGATTGATTTCAAGGTGCTGACCTGA
- a CDS encoding pseudouridine synthase — MTQRHDASRLILFNKPYGVLSQFTPEGRWRGLKDFIAIPGVYVAGRLDADSEGLLLLANDGKLQAHIADPRFKMEKIYWVQVEGTPGEAALQALREGVALNDGPTRPARARLMDAPAALWQREPPVRVRQSIPTAWIELGIREGRNRQVRRMTAAVGFPTLRLVRAAIGNWSLDGLAPGSWRDHAIDQFKPSSTTR, encoded by the coding sequence TTGACCCAACGGCACGACGCTTCACGCCTGATTCTCTTCAACAAGCCCTACGGCGTGCTCAGCCAGTTCACGCCTGAAGGGCGGTGGCGCGGGCTCAAGGACTTCATCGCGATTCCCGGTGTGTATGTCGCCGGCCGGCTGGATGCGGACAGCGAAGGCTTGCTGCTGCTGGCCAACGACGGCAAGCTCCAGGCGCATATTGCCGACCCGCGCTTCAAGATGGAAAAAATCTATTGGGTCCAGGTCGAAGGCACGCCCGGCGAGGCCGCGCTGCAAGCCTTGCGCGAAGGCGTTGCGCTGAACGATGGCCCGACCCGTCCGGCGCGGGCCAGGCTGATGGATGCGCCGGCAGCACTTTGGCAACGCGAGCCGCCGGTTCGCGTTCGCCAGTCCATCCCGACCGCCTGGATCGAACTGGGCATTCGCGAAGGCCGCAACCGCCAGGTGCGGCGCATGACGGCGGCCGTGGGGTTTCCAACCCTGCGCCTGGTCCGCGCGGCCATCGGCAACTGGTCGCTCGACGGCTTGGCGCCGGGAAGCTGGCGGGACCATGCAATCGATCAGTTCAAGCCTTCATCCACCACCAGATAA
- a CDS encoding DHH family phosphoesterase: MKTILPLQLLVAPDLNDPQPLIIYHGRKCPDGFASALAAWLFYAGKAEFLPLDHGDIKSVDDLPALSGRAVYILDFSFSADILRAIEERAAKLVMLDHHKSAAEKLTGFACRCGVVHFDMSKSGARLAWEFFQPAAPVPGLVLFIEDRDIWAWQYPESPAFLAALDMEPLDFARWAEIAAFNPEQITDFMARGAAMDEKFKKLAADIAEGAQPVTFNGQSGLMLNAPGVFHSLIGNMLSEKSGTFALLWHVGKSGGVKVGLRSQRSFDCIALAESMGGGGHAQACGFKMGIERLPELLSGVFVAAASSPAI; this comes from the coding sequence ATGAAAACCATTCTTCCCCTGCAACTCCTGGTTGCCCCCGACCTCAACGACCCGCAGCCGCTAATCATCTACCACGGCCGCAAATGCCCCGACGGCTTTGCCTCGGCCCTGGCCGCCTGGCTGTTCTATGCCGGCAAGGCGGAATTTTTGCCGCTCGACCATGGCGACATCAAATCGGTGGACGACCTGCCTGCCCTTAGTGGCCGCGCCGTCTACATCCTCGACTTCTCGTTTTCAGCCGACATCCTGCGCGCCATTGAAGAGCGCGCCGCCAAGCTCGTCATGCTCGACCACCACAAGAGCGCGGCCGAAAAGCTCACCGGCTTTGCCTGCCGCTGCGGCGTGGTTCACTTTGACATGAGCAAGTCCGGCGCCCGGCTGGCCTGGGAATTCTTCCAGCCCGCCGCGCCCGTGCCAGGCCTGGTGCTATTTATCGAAGACCGCGACATCTGGGCCTGGCAATATCCCGAGAGCCCCGCTTTTCTGGCTGCACTGGACATGGAGCCGCTCGACTTTGCACGCTGGGCCGAGATTGCCGCCTTCAATCCCGAGCAGATCACCGATTTCATGGCGCGCGGCGCGGCCATGGACGAGAAGTTCAAAAAGCTCGCCGCCGACATCGCCGAGGGCGCGCAGCCCGTGACGTTCAACGGCCAGAGCGGGCTGATGCTGAACGCGCCCGGCGTGTTCCACAGCCTGATCGGCAACATGCTGTCGGAAAAAAGCGGCACGTTTGCGCTGCTGTGGCATGTGGGCAAAAGCGGCGGCGTCAAGGTCGGCCTGCGCTCGCAGCGCAGCTTTGACTGCATTGCGCTGGCCGAAAGCATGGGCGGCGGCGGCCACGCGCAGGCCTGCGGCTTCAAGATGGGCATCGAGCGCCTGCCAGAGTTGCTCAGCGGCGTGTTCGTCGCTGCGGCCAGCAGCCCGGCGATTTAA
- a CDS encoding Hsp20/alpha crystallin family protein has protein sequence MDTNQQNQQNQQNQNQQTAQSGESGQAARQQPGQAESRTGQSSQDNRQGDPGRQAGGQAQQGGQGARDVLPVAQQGRQAAQTPSRAALLPPVDIFEDETGFVVIADMPGVAKEQLVVRVTGDNLLIEGAASVPAVAGNMELVYGEVQTLQYRRSFTLSRELDPGKIEAKLANGVLTLRIPKAEEARPRRIEISAG, from the coding sequence ATGGATACCAACCAGCAGAATCAGCAGAATCAGCAGAACCAGAACCAGCAGACCGCCCAGTCCGGCGAGTCCGGTCAGGCAGCGCGCCAGCAGCCCGGCCAGGCGGAGTCGCGGACCGGCCAGTCGAGCCAGGACAACCGGCAGGGTGACCCGGGCCGGCAAGCCGGCGGACAGGCGCAGCAAGGCGGGCAGGGTGCGCGTGACGTCTTGCCCGTCGCGCAGCAGGGCAGGCAAGCCGCGCAGACCCCGTCCCGCGCCGCCTTGCTGCCGCCCGTGGACATTTTTGAAGATGAAACCGGCTTTGTCGTCATCGCCGACATGCCCGGCGTGGCCAAGGAGCAACTGGTCGTGCGCGTGACCGGCGACAACCTGCTGATCGAAGGCGCGGCCTCGGTGCCGGCGGTGGCCGGCAACATGGAACTGGTGTACGGCGAAGTCCAGACGCTGCAGTACCGGCGCAGTTTCACCCTGAGCCGCGAACTCGACCCCGGCAAGATCGAGGCCAAGCTCGCCAACGGCGTGCTGACCCTGCGCATCCCGAAAGCCGAAGAAGCCCGGCCGCGCCGCATTGAAATCAGCGCCGGCTGA
- a CDS encoding SirB2 family protein, translated as MNYLAIKHLHITFAVLSGSFFLLRGLWMLADSPMLQRRWVKVVPHAVDTLLLASALVLVFWSGQYPFVQPWLTAKVLALVAYIVLGTVALKRGKTKGVRAFALLAALATFAYIVAVALTRQAAIALQALGLGS; from the coding sequence GTGAACTACCTCGCCATCAAGCACCTCCACATCACCTTTGCCGTGCTGAGCGGGAGTTTTTTCCTGCTGCGCGGGCTGTGGATGCTGGCCGACTCGCCCATGCTGCAGCGGCGCTGGGTCAAGGTGGTGCCGCATGCCGTCGATACGCTGCTTCTGGCCAGCGCGCTGGTGCTGGTGTTCTGGAGCGGCCAGTACCCGTTCGTGCAGCCCTGGCTGACGGCCAAGGTGCTGGCGCTGGTGGCCTACATCGTGCTCGGCACCGTGGCTTTGAAGCGCGGCAAGACCAAGGGCGTGCGGGCCTTTGCCCTGCTAGCGGCGCTGGCAACCTTTGCCTACATCGTGGCGGTGGCGCTGACGCGGCAGGCGGCGATTGCGTTGCAGGCGCTGGGGCTTGGAAGTTAG
- a CDS encoding DUF2242 domain-containing protein produces MNFSCIHRNAAVWLAGLLSLCGLLSACGSTPKAFASQEEFGSTVTYSRLFDATAAQTCEAARRALLSQGYIISAAREDMVEGRKSFQPEPESHLQMEIRVVCAPDSPDGKVSLGFVTALQDVYALKKSNNSASLGVGALGSVSLPFSSSNDAMVKVASKTISSDAFYERFFDLVKRYLVVDEGLN; encoded by the coding sequence TTGAATTTTTCCTGCATACATCGCAACGCGGCCGTCTGGCTGGCAGGCTTGTTGAGCCTTTGCGGCTTGCTGAGCGCCTGCGGCAGTACGCCGAAAGCTTTTGCGTCACAGGAGGAGTTCGGCTCCACCGTGACCTATTCCCGGCTGTTTGACGCCACGGCGGCGCAAACCTGCGAGGCCGCCCGAAGGGCGCTGCTGAGCCAGGGCTACATCATCAGCGCGGCCCGGGAGGACATGGTCGAGGGCCGCAAAAGCTTTCAGCCCGAACCCGAGTCGCATCTGCAAATGGAAATCCGCGTGGTCTGCGCGCCCGACAGCCCCGACGGCAAGGTCAGCCTGGGTTTTGTGACCGCCCTGCAGGACGTTTACGCCCTGAAGAAAAGCAACAATTCGGCCAGCCTGGGCGTGGGCGCGCTGGGTTCGGTGTCGCTGCCTTTCAGCTCCAGCAACGATGCCATGGTCAAGGTTGCCAGCAAGACCATCTCCTCGGACGCCTTTTATGAGCGATTTTTTGACCTGGTCAAGCGTTATCTGGTGGTGGATGAAGGCTTGAACTGA
- a CDS encoding cytochrome b, translating to MSLPKFAHRYHMASISLHWLMLALFIAVYASIELRVLFEKGTELRETMKSLHFMFGLLMFFLVWLRIAMRFKYPAPRIEPAPPQWQVLAARLAHLMLYALMIGMPLAGWLLLSASGKPIPFFGLELPALIGKNKELAGQIKEVHELVGTIGYFLIGAHAAAALFHHYIKRDSTLLSMLPKTAA from the coding sequence ATGAGCCTTCCAAAATTCGCGCATCGCTACCACATGGCGTCCATTTCACTGCACTGGCTGATGCTTGCCTTGTTCATTGCGGTGTACGCCAGCATTGAGCTGCGCGTGCTGTTTGAAAAAGGCACCGAACTCCGCGAAACGATGAAAAGCCTGCACTTCATGTTCGGCCTTCTGATGTTTTTCCTGGTCTGGCTGCGCATCGCGATGCGCTTCAAATACCCTGCGCCACGCATTGAACCGGCCCCGCCCCAATGGCAGGTGCTTGCCGCCAGACTGGCCCACCTGATGCTCTACGCCCTCATGATCGGCATGCCGCTGGCCGGCTGGCTGCTGCTGAGTGCCTCCGGCAAACCGATTCCGTTTTTTGGCCTGGAGCTTCCGGCGCTGATCGGAAAAAACAAGGAGCTGGCAGGCCAGATCAAGGAAGTTCACGAACTCGTGGGCACCATCGGCTACTTTTTGATTGGCGCGCATGCTGCGGCGGCCCTGTTTCATCACTACATCAAACGCGACAGCACCCTGCTGAGCATGCTGCCAAAAACCGCCGCCTGA
- the nirK gene encoding copper-containing nitrite reductase has protein sequence MKAGFIRKAVAAAVIGVVGLASSHAATPHDQHDTGVKYRPDVTFTLRTDIADGKLVFIGEAGAIKGKVNPQLAVAEGAIVQINLVNGDGATHDISVPDFKASSNQLNTKGASTTIVFKADKKGEFKYICSLPGHVQAGMIGQILVGEGAAKAKALGAEVSRSPMETGQPVGARGPQSLTVNLDTTEVLGQLADGTTYKYWTFNNKVPGPFIRVRQGDTVTVNMANATDSKMIHSVDFHAVTGPGGGAAVTQAAPGSSKSFTFKAINPGLYVYHCATPMVAQHISNGMYGMILVEPEGGLPKVDREFYVMQGELYTAQAHGTLGENEFSLEKLLKEQPEHMMFNGTMDALTKTHRMEAKVGETVRIFFGVGGPNATSSFHVIGEVFDRVFSQADLTSPPIRNVQTISVPPGGASMVEFKVEVPGRYILVDHALSRLEKGLAGFLYVTGPENPAVFHTAEKMDPNSGH, from the coding sequence ATGAAAGCCGGTTTTATAAGAAAAGCTGTAGCCGCAGCAGTCATCGGTGTTGTCGGCCTGGCGTCAAGCCATGCCGCCACACCCCACGACCAGCACGACACCGGCGTCAAGTACCGCCCCGACGTGACCTTCACGCTGCGCACCGACATTGCCGATGGCAAGCTGGTGTTCATCGGCGAAGCCGGCGCCATCAAGGGCAAGGTCAACCCGCAGCTCGCCGTGGCCGAAGGCGCCATCGTGCAGATCAACCTGGTCAACGGCGACGGTGCGACGCACGACATCAGCGTGCCTGATTTCAAGGCCTCATCGAACCAGCTCAACACCAAGGGCGCCAGCACCACCATCGTCTTCAAGGCCGACAAGAAAGGCGAATTCAAGTACATCTGCTCGCTGCCCGGCCATGTGCAGGCCGGCATGATCGGCCAGATCCTGGTCGGCGAAGGCGCCGCCAAAGCCAAGGCGCTAGGCGCGGAAGTCTCGCGCAGTCCGATGGAAACCGGCCAGCCGGTCGGCGCGCGTGGCCCGCAAAGCCTGACGGTGAACCTGGACACCACCGAAGTGCTGGGCCAGCTGGCCGACGGCACGACCTACAAATACTGGACCTTCAACAACAAGGTGCCCGGGCCGTTCATCCGGGTGCGCCAGGGCGACACGGTGACCGTCAACATGGCCAATGCCACCGACAGCAAAATGATCCATTCGGTGGACTTTCATGCCGTCACCGGCCCCGGCGGCGGCGCTGCCGTGACGCAGGCCGCGCCCGGCAGCAGCAAGAGCTTCACCTTCAAGGCCATCAATCCGGGCCTGTATGTGTACCACTGCGCCACGCCGATGGTGGCCCAGCACATCTCCAACGGCATGTACGGCATGATCCTGGTCGAACCCGAGGGCGGCCTGCCCAAGGTGGACCGCGAGTTCTACGTGATGCAGGGCGAGCTGTACACCGCCCAGGCGCACGGCACGCTCGGCGAAAACGAGTTCTCGCTTGAAAAACTGCTCAAGGAGCAGCCCGAGCACATGATGTTCAACGGCACCATGGACGCATTGACCAAGACGCACCGCATGGAAGCCAAGGTCGGCGAAACCGTGCGCATCTTCTTCGGCGTCGGCGGCCCCAATGCCACGTCGAGTTTCCATGTGATTGGCGAAGTGTTCGACCGGGTGTTCAGCCAGGCCGACCTGACCTCGCCACCGATCAGGAATGTGCAGACCATTTCGGTGCCGCCCGGCGGCGCCTCCATGGTCGAGTTCAAGGTGGAAGTGCCCGGCCGCTACATCCTGGTGGACCACGCCCTGTCGCGCCTTGAAAAAGGACTGGCCGGTTTCCTGTACGTTACCGGCCCGGAAAATCCAGCGGTGTTTCATACCGCCGAAAAAATGGACCCCAATTCGGGTCATTGA
- a CDS encoding Hsp20/alpha crystallin family protein has protein sequence MNGTLNLYGDLFADLNRLQESFEQAFRPGSGGSIRALPRHTFPVINVGSTPEAIEVLALAPGVEPAELQVTIDKGLLVIAGERKNDGPAQSDNTAVYAQERFKGSFRRVISLPDDADPARINATCRDGMLRVTVPRREASKPRQISIS, from the coding sequence ATGAATGGAACACTGAACCTTTACGGCGACCTGTTCGCCGACCTGAACCGCCTGCAGGAAAGTTTCGAGCAGGCTTTCCGGCCGGGCTCTGGCGGCAGCATTCGCGCCTTGCCGCGCCACACCTTCCCGGTCATCAATGTCGGCAGCACGCCCGAGGCGATTGAAGTGCTGGCGCTGGCCCCGGGCGTGGAGCCGGCCGAACTCCAGGTCACCATCGACAAGGGCCTGCTGGTGATTGCCGGCGAGCGCAAGAACGATGGCCCTGCCCAAAGCGACAACACCGCTGTGTATGCCCAGGAGCGTTTCAAGGGAAGCTTTCGGCGGGTGATTTCACTGCCCGACGACGCCGATCCCGCCAGGATCAACGCCACCTGCCGCGACGGCATGCTGCGGGTCACCGTGCCCCGTCGTGAAGCGTCCAAACCGCGCCAGATCAGCATCAGCTGA
- the trxC gene encoding thioredoxin TrxC, producing MTDSLHIVCPHCHTTNRVRADQFGSQPTCGSCKKALFTAHSAALDEAAFDKHISRNQIPVLVDFWAPWCGPCRQMAPAYEQAAAQLEPQVRLAKVDTEAVPSLGARFNIRSIPTLALFKGGREIARQPGAMGAADIVRWVQSHLR from the coding sequence ATGACCGATTCACTTCACATTGTCTGCCCGCACTGCCACACCACCAACCGCGTTCGCGCCGACCAGTTCGGCAGCCAGCCGACCTGCGGCAGCTGCAAGAAGGCGCTGTTCACCGCGCACTCGGCCGCGCTGGACGAGGCGGCTTTCGACAAGCACATCAGCCGCAACCAGATTCCGGTGCTGGTCGATTTCTGGGCGCCGTGGTGCGGCCCGTGCCGCCAGATGGCGCCGGCCTACGAGCAGGCTGCGGCGCAGCTGGAGCCGCAGGTGCGGCTGGCCAAGGTCGATACCGAAGCCGTTCCCAGCCTGGGCGCGCGCTTCAATATCCGCAGCATTCCGACGCTGGCGCTGTTCAAGGGAGGCCGCGAAATCGCCCGGCAGCCCGGCGCCATGGGCGCGGCCGACATCGTGCGCTGGGTGCAGTCGCACCTGCGCTGA